The window ATAGGTGGACTATAATAAGAAGGATTTTATCCGAAACTATTGCCATTATTTATTCATATTTGTATAATTTATTTAGTAGCACTCTGTATAAAAGAGTGATAAAAGAGGAGGAACGGTCATGTTAAAACCATTAAATCATCATGTTGTTCTTGAAATTGTAGAGGTTGAAAAGACAACGGCTAGTGGGATTATTCTTTCAGGAGAAGCGTCAAAACCAAAGCATTCAGAGGGTGTCGTGATTGCAGTTGGTGAAGGAAAGTTATTAGACAATGGAAAACGCCAACCGTTAGTCGTTGAGGTCGGACAACGTGTTATTTATAACGGATTTGGTGGGACAAAAGTTTCGCATGAAGGTAAAGAATTAGTTATTTTAGCGCAAGATGATATTTTAGCAATTGTAGAGTAAGTTCAATAGAGTTTTTAATAGATATTATTTTCATTTAAAGGAGGATTTAAGTTTATGGCAAAAGAGATTTTATTTGCTGAAGATGCGCGTCGCGCGATGATTCGTGGGGTAGATAAATTAGCGGATACCGTTAAGGTTACTTTAGGGCCAAAAGGTCGAAATGTTATTTTAGAACAAAAATTTGGAACACCTCAAATTATTAATGATGGAGTATCTATTGCAAAAGAAATTGAATTAGAAGATAAATTTGAAAACATGGGAGCACGTTTAGTCGCTCAAGTAGCTAGTCGTACAAACGATGTAGCAGGAGATGGAACAACAACTGCAACGGTATTAGCTCAGGCAATGATTCGAGAAGGAAATAAAAACATTGTAGCTGGTGCTAATCCAATGACAATTCGTCGTGGAATAGAACGTGCTGTAAAAGTAGCAGTAGAAGCATTAAAAGCAAATTCTAAGCCGATTGAAGGAAAGGAATCAATCGCTAGTGTAGCAGCCATTTCTGCTGCTGATGAAGAAATCGGTAAATTAATTGCAGAAGCGATGGAACGTGTAGGAAACGATGGTGTCATTACGTTAGAAGAATCAAAAGGATTCGAGACAACAATGGACATTGTTGAAGGAATGCAATTTGATCGTGGATATTTATCATCTTATATGGTGACGGATACAGATAAAATGGAAGCTGTTTTAGATAATCCGTATATTTTAGTAACAGATTCAAAAGTTTCTGCTTTACAAGATATTTTACCTATTCTTGAACAATTAGTTCAAACAGGCCGTTCAATGATTATTATTGCTGATGATATTGAAAATGAGGCTTTAGCTGCAT of the Turicibacter sp. TJ11 genome contains:
- a CDS encoding co-chaperone GroES yields the protein MLKPLNHHVVLEIVEVEKTTASGIILSGEASKPKHSEGVVIAVGEGKLLDNGKRQPLVVEVGQRVIYNGFGGTKVSHEGKELVILAQDDILAIVE